Part of the Tetragenococcus koreensis genome, CAGCTATTGTTTACTTTCACAAAAAGTACTGGTTCAATATAGTAGCAATGATTCGAGAAAAGGGGGTTTCCTATTATTGTAATCTAGCTTCGCCCTTTGTTTTAGACGAAGAAGCACTGAAATATATTGATTACGATTTGGATATCAAAGTTTTTCCAGATGGAGAAAAACGATTGTTGGATGTGGATGAGTATGAGTTACATGGCAAATTGATGCATTATCCAAACGATATTGATTACATTTTAAAAGAAAATGTCAAAATTTTAGTTGATTGGATCAATAATGGAAAAGGGCCTTTTTCGCAAGGGTACGTCGATATATGGTATAACCGCTACAAGCAATTGTCGCATAAGTAAAAAAGGGCTGTAACATAAGTCCTTTTGATAATAAAATATCCGGACTATATAGAGTGCTTTTGCGGCTATTTGTCGCAATTAGCAAATCTCTCATCAGATATAGTTCGGGTATTTTTGTTTTTACTTACGTCATAGACTTTTTATGCGATGGTTTTCGTCATTGTAATATGTTGGATCCCAGCGTCTAAAAAGTAATCCCCTTCTTCCTGATAGCCTAAATTTTGATAAAAGTTGCGGGCAGTGATTTGCGCTCCTAAGACCATTTTTTGATAGCCTTGCTTTTGCGCGTAGGATTCTGCTTCAGCCATCATGACTTTACCATAGCCTTTTTTTCTGGCGTCTTTTGCAACTGCCATCCGTTGTACTTTGATGGTGTTGTAATCAGTTGCCAATAAGCGAACGGTGGCAAGGGGTGTGTTTGCTTCATCATATAAAACAAAATGAATTGCTTGTTGTTCGTCTGTATCGATTTCTCGCTCAGGCGGGACTTGTTGTTCTTCTATGAAAACTTGCTTTCTAATAGCAAGTGCATCCGAGTAAGTATCACTTAGAATATCATTGGTATGGGTTGTATACAATTTTATCACCTCGCAACGATTATACCGTTTTGCAAAAAAAATGGCTAGCTAGAAAAACCGAAGTAAAAGATAAACATTTGATAATGTGAATCTGTTTTCATTGAAAAGAAAAACGCTTTGTGGTAGCATTCTATTGTGGTTGAAAACCACGTTTTTTTTATAAAAATTGAAAAAATAAGGAGCGAATGCAATTATGAATGCTGACCCCGGGAGTCAGTCGCTGATAGCGCAACTATTGCTATTAATTGTTTTAACATTAGTGAATGCTTTTTTAGCAGCGTCAGAAATCGCTGTAGTTTCGATCAATAAAAGTCGGATCGAGCAGCAAGCAGAAGAAGGAGATAAAAAGTCCCAAAATCTTTTACATACACTAAAAGATCCTACAAATTTTTTATCAACAATTCAAGTGGGAATTACTTTGGTTAATATTTTATCGGGGGCATCTCTGGCTTCACAACTGGCTGAACGACTTTCGCCTTACTTAGGTGGAGGCGCTGCGGCAACAAGTATGGCAAATGTCATTATGGTAGTGCTTTTGACGTATATTTCGATTGTATTTGGTGAATTATATCCAAAACGAATTGCTATGGGTAAGACTGAAGAAGTAGCAAAATTTGCTGCTGGAATTATCCGCGTTATCGGAAAAATTGCAAAACCATTTGTTTGGCTGCTATCAGCATCGACAAATTTACTCGCACGAATTACTCCAATGGAATTCGATGATGAAGAAAATAAAATGACGCGGGATGAAATGCGTTACATGATGGAAACAGAAGGTGTCTTTGAAGATGAGGAATTGTCCATGCTTCAAGGAGTTTTTTCGCTAGATACCAAAGTAGCACGCGAAGTAATGGTGCCTCGTACAGATACTTATATGGTTGATATCAATGATAACGTAAGCGACGTAATCCAAGATATCTTAAAGCAAAATTATTCCCGAATTCCTATTTTTAATGAGGAAAAGGATAAAGTGATTGGCGTCTTACACACGAAAAATCTATTAAAAGGAGCCTATAAACAAGGCTTTGATAATATTGATTTACTTTCATTGTTGCAAGAGCCTTTATTTGTACCAGAAACTGTTTTTATTGACGATTTGTTATATGAAATGAAGAAAACTCAAAATCAAATGGCGATTTTATTAGACGAATATGGTGGCGTTGTAGGGATTGTGACCTTAGAAGATTTACTAGAAGAAATCGTGGGTGAAATTGATGACGAGTCGGATGAGGTAGAAACCCTTTATAAAAAAGTCTCTGATTCAGAATACATTATTCAAGGTGGCATGTTGATTGACGAATTCAATGAAGCCTTTGATACCAATCTTCATATGTCTGATGTTGATACAATGGCCGGTTATTTGATTACGGCTTTAGGTGAAATCCCTGAAGAAGGCGAAAAGTTAACCTTTGATGTGGATAATTTAACATTAGTATCGGAACAGACCGTGGGTTCACGTGTTTTGAAAATTCGTGTCATTTTTCATGATTTAGATGAAACCGAAGGTGTAGAGCCTGAAGAAGAACGCCGTTTCTTCCACAAAGATTTTGAAGATGACGAACCTAGACGTTAATAAAAGAAGCAGAATCTTATAAAGGTTCTGCTTCTTTTATTGACTATAAACAAATAAACGGAGGAACTGCTAATGGTTATTCTGTCGGATCGATTAGCTGTTTTTATTTATTTTTATTTGTTCACATGATATACTGATCAAGTTCGTATTTATCAAGAAAATAATTTATAAGACAAGTTTGAAATGAAAGGAGAGACTGCAAGAATAGCAGTCTTGCAGTATAAGAGATGGATAAACAAGCATTAAAAAAAGAAGTCGACCGCAGACGTACCTTTGCGATTATTTCCCACCCGGATGCCGGGAAAACGACCATTACCGAGCAATTGTTGCTTTTTGGTGGAGCAATCCGACAAGCGGGGACAGTAAAAGGAAAGAAGACAGGAAACTTTGCCAAGTCTGACTGGATGGATATAGAAAAGCAACGGGGAATTTCCGTTACTAGTTCAGTTATGCAGTTTGATTATGATGATAAACGTGTGAATATCTTAGACACTCCGGGACACGAAGATTTCTCTGAAGATACGTATCGTACCTTAATGGCAGTAGATAGTGCGGTTATGGTGATTGATAGCGCCAAAGGGATTGAAGCTCAGACTAAAAAATTATTTAAAGTCGTTAAACAAAGAGGAATTCCGATTTTTACTTTTATTAATAAAATGGATCGCGACGGTCGTGAACCATTGGAATTATTAGAAGAGTTGGAAGATTTGCTTGATATTGAATCGTATCCCATGAATTGGCCTATTGGTATGGGAAGAGGATTGGAAGGGATTTATGATATTCATAATCAGCGAGTTGAATTATCTCATCCAGAAAATTATGACGGTCAGCGTTTCCTTTCACTTGATGAGAAGGGAGATATTGCGAGCGATCATCCGTTACGACAAAATAGCGTGTACCAACAAGCCTTGGAAAATGTTGAATTAGTACAAGAAGCCGGCGATGATTTTGACTTAGAAAAAGTTGAGCAAGGAAATCAGACCCCTGTGTTTTTCGGTTCAGCGTTAACTAATTTCGGGGTCCAAACATTTTTGGAAACCTTCTTAGAATATGCGCCAGAACCTCACGCACATAAAACGAAAGACGAGGAAAAAGTCGATCCTTATGAAGAAGAATTCTCTGGTTTTGTATTTAAAATTCAAGCCAATATGAATCCAGCCCATAGGGATCGGATCGCTTTTTTAAGAATTTGTTCAGGCACTTTTAATCGAGGGATGGAAGTGACTTTGGAACGAACGGGTAAAAAAATGAAATTAAGTAATGTCACACAATTTATGGCTGAAGCTCGCGAAAATATCCAAGAAGCTGTAGCAGGTGATATTATTGGTATTTATGACACCGGAAATTATCAAGTTGGCGATACTCTTTACGAAGGAAAACTCAAAATTGCTTATGAAGAGTTACCGGCTTTTACTCCTGAACTATTTATGCAAGTAAATGCCAAAAATGTGATGAAGCAAAAATCATTTTATAAGGGAATTCATCAATTGGTTCAAGAAGGCGCCATTCAGTTGTATCAAACTTATATGACAGATGACTTTATTATTGGCGCTGTAGGGCAATTGCAATTTGAAGTCTTTCAATATCGTATGAAAAATGAGTATAATTCTGAAGTGGTCATGAAACCATTAGGGCATAAGATTGCTCGTTGGATAGATCCAGCAGATTTAGACGAAAATATGCATTCTAGTCGAAATATTTTAGCCAAAGATCGTTTTGGCCAACCTTTATTCCTATTTGAAAATGAATTTGCTATGCGCTGGTTTGCTGACAAATATCCGAACGTGGAATTAAAGAGTTTGCTGTAAAAAATTAAGTCAGCGTTGTTTACAAGGTCGTGTTGTTCGATGAGTTGGTATTATTTACTAAGAAATTAGGGGAATATGCATCTATAGAAAGTTGCATCAGTTAAAAAGTGTAGCCGTGGTAACCAGCTCTTAAGTCGATAAAAATTAAACTTAGGAGTGGAAAAATGAATAATAATAATTTTAACAAATGGTCAGACACCAAATATTTAGCTGAAATGGTTACTAATCCAATGATTGAAGTAGGTAAATATTCCTATTATTCGGGGTATTATGGAAATGATGACTTTGAAGATGGGTGTGTTAGGTATCTTTGGGGAGATAAAAAAACGAGATATGCCTTTAATCCTAATGAACAGTTTGGTTGGAAGTTAGACAAATTAATTATTGGAAATTATGTCTGTATTGCAAGTGGTGTAGTGATACTAACGCGAGGCTAGAGATGAATGGCGGGTGTTTCAGAGAAGAATATCGGCCATTCAACGATTCTCAGAGAACATGTATAAGCTAAAACGAATATAAACAAGCAAAAACAGCTTAAAAAGAACTGCAATGACAGTATTTTTTAAGCTGTTTTTTAATTTACTAAAATCATTGTGTCTTTTCTATTAGCTTGGGAATAGATATTTCAACGATACCGTCATTTTCAATCTCAGTGATGTCTTCTTTATTATAGGAGTCGGGGGAAAGCTTTTTCAAAAAGCGATTTTTAATTTCGTTGACCTCAGACGTTCGGATGGCTCTCTTGTTATTTACTAATAAGAGTTCATTATGATTGGGAGCTTCGGTGTATACAACAGAAATACTTCCCGCGGTGTATACCTTTACCATCTCAGCATCTGTACTTTCCAACTGTTGCTTTACTAAGCGGGAATGACTATTAGTCACATTTACTAATTTCATATAATTTCACCTCACAATATCAAACCTAGGTTTCTCTTCCATATCTATTATATTTTTATTTTAAAAAAAATAAAAGTGTTAGGTATTAAAAAAACTGGAAAAGAACTCTTGAGAATTCTTTTCCAGTAAAATTAGGGGCGCTTATTTATTTTCTTGTTTATTTTCAACTACAGCATCTTCAGCTGTTTTGATTGCAATTTCGCCATTGTCATCAAGAACAGCTTTTAGTTCAGAACTTCCTGGGTGATCAAGATAATATTCTGCGATACTATCTTCAATTTGTTCTTGGATCGTCCGGCGTAATGGACGAGCACCCATTGCTGGGTCGTAGCCTAACTCAACTAATTTTTCTTTCACGTCTTGTGAGATATCGATATGAATTTTTTGATGAGCAAGCATATTATTGACATCGTCAAGCATTAACGAAACGATCTTCATTAAGTTTTCTTTGCTCAATCCTTTAAATTCTATGATACCATCAAAACGGTTTAGAAATTCAGGGTTGAAGTAATCTTTCAAGTGACTCAATACAGAGTTTGTCGCACCTTCACGTGCAGGTCCAAACCCAACATTTGCTTCAACATTGCCGGTACCTGCATTGCTGGTCATGATGATTAATGTATCTTTGAAGCTCACTGTTCTTCCTTGGGCATCCGTCAAACGTCCATCATCAAGAATTTGCAAGAACATATGCAATACATCTGGATGTGCTTTTTCTACTTCATCAAGTAAGATTAAGCTGTATGGATTACGACGAACTTTTTCAGTCAATTGACCAGCTTCTTCATAACCAACATATCCTGGGGGTGAACCAATTAATTTGGATATGCTATGTTTTTCCATATATTCAGACATATCAAAGCGAATCATCGAGTCAGTTGAGCCGAATAATTCATAAGATAGTTGTCTAGCCAATTCTGTCTTACCAACACCAGTCGGTCCGACAAATAAGAAAGAACCAATTGGTTGGTTTTGGTTCCCTAAGCCAACCCGATTGCGGCGAATAGCTCGAGAAACTTTATCGATTGCTTCATTTTGACCGATAACATGTTTTTTCAAGTCATCTCCTAAACTCCGCAATTGGTTTTGTTCTTTTTCTTTTAATTCGCCCACTGGAATACCCGTTTGTTGTTCGACAATTTGTTCCATTGTCTTTTCTGTAATGACTGGCATTTTTTCATCATTGACTTGTTTTTCTTTCATTTTTTCCAGTTTATTAATTTGGTCTCTGTAATAGGCAGCTTTTTCGTAATCTTCTTCTTTAGAAGCTTGTTGTTTTTCTTGTTGAGCTTCTTCTAATTTTTTATCGATCGTTTTAGGGTCAACATATTGAATAGTCAAGTTTTCTCTAGAACCAGATTCATCCAATAAATCGATGGCTTTATCAGGTAAGAAACGATCTTGGATATAACGATTAGATAAATCTGCTGCTGCTTGAATCGCTTCATCTGTATATTTTACATGATGATAGTCTTCATAACGAGGTTGCAAACCTTTTAAAATGGAAACAGTTTCTTCAATTGTTGGCTCGTCAACTCGTACTGATTGTAAACGACGTTCTAATGCAGCATCTTTTTCAATGATACGAAATTCATTTAAGGTTGTTGCACCAACCATTTGAAGATCGCCACGTGCTAATGCTGGTTTCAAAATATTGCCGGCATCCATATTGCCATCGCCAGCTGTACCTGCACCCACAATTTCATGAACTTCATCGATAAATAAAATGATGTTTTCTGCTTCTTTAATTTCATTGATCAATTGTTGCATTCTTTCTTCAAATTGACCACGAATGCCGGTTCCTTGAACCAATGAAGCTACATCTAACCGTACGACTTGTTTGTCCATTAATTTTTGTGGCACATCGCCGTCTACGATTTTTTGAGCTAAACCTTCAACGACTGCTGTTTTACCAACACCAGCTTCACCAATTAAGACTGGATTATTTTTTGTACGTCGATTTAAAATTTCAATCACACGTTTAATTTCTTCATCACGACCCACTACAGGATCGATTTGTCCTTCTTTGGCTTGTTGTGTAATGTTGATTCCATAATCGCCTAAAAGTCCTGATAAACCGGAATCTTTAGGCGGTTGTCCGCCGTTAGCGTTATTTCCGCCGCCAGCTTGCGTTGGAGGTGTTTGTTCATAATATGAATTTCCTCCTTGCATTTGTGACATTTGACGGAAGAAATCGTCTAAGTTTCCAAAACCAAATGGATCTTGTTGCATTCCCATTGGATTTTCTTGTTGATTTTTCAATTTTTGATAACAGTTTTGACAAAAGTCGATTTGTCGTCTTTGTCCACCAACATTTGCATACAAATGAATGGTTGCTTCATTTTTCCCACAATTTTGACAAAGCATCGAACCTCACAACCTTTCTTTATGTTCGAGTTCTTTTTAATTACTAAAAAGGAAAAGCAAAAGTCAAAAAACATTGACCAACTTTGACCTTTCAAATTCTATTATACAATCTCTGACATAATTTTCAAGTATTTAAACTGGAAAAGCACAAATTTCTTAAGACGATTTAAACAGCCAGCAGGCATGTTAGATTAGGCTTGCAGAATTTTTTCTTTCAATTATAATTCTTTTAGACACAATAAAGAGGAGAGAGCAAAGTGACACAAGAGGAATATACTGAAATGCTTCAGCAGTTGAAGGATGGAACGATTGAGCAAATTACAGTTGAACAACCTGATTTTATGGAATTTCGCAAAGCGTGGCTGACTTTTAACAATCGGATGTCGTTTGTCGGAGAGGCAGGATTGAACGGTACAATCACTTATAAATATGAGCCGACAGAAGATAACATTTGATTTTGCAAGTATTTCTTCGATTTATGGTGGAAAACGGTTGTCTAACAGGCAAAAAAATGGTAATCTTATCAATTGAAAGGGTTATTAACTGTTTTTTTTTGTTCATGTTTAATGGTAGAAAGCCCTCACAAAAAATTTGATAACTTAAAGGAGATAGATCGATATGGAAAAAAAAGATTTTAACGTAATTGCTGAGACAGGAATTCATGCACGCCCAGCAACTTTATTAGTACAAACTGCAAGCAAATTTAACTCTGATATTAACTTAGAGTATAAAGGCAAATCAGTAAACCTTAAATCAATTATGGGCGTAATGTCCTTAGGTGTAGGCCAAGGTTCTGATGTAACAATTTCAGTTGAAGGAGCGGATGAATCAGACGCAATGGCAGCAATTGTAGAAACAATGAAAAAGGAAGGATTGTCTGAATAATGGCTGATATGCTAAAGGGAATTGCGGCAAGTGATGGAGTAGCTGTTGCAAAGGCATACCTGTTAGTGGAACCAGACCTAACCTTTTCAAAAGTTACTGTAGAAGATCTTGACAAAGAAAATTCACGTCTTGATGATGCATTAAAAGCTTCTGAAAAAGAACTACAAAAAATCCGCGAAAAAGCTGCTGAAGCTTTAGGTGAATCAGAAGCACAAGTTTTTGATGCACACTTGATGGTGGTTAATGACCCAGAATTGACGGGTCAAATCAAACAAAATATTTCAGATAATAAAGTTAATGCAGAACAAGCGTTAAAAGACGTTACAGATATGTATATTAGTATGTTCGAAGCAATGGAAGATAATTCCTACATGCAAGAACGTGCTGCTGATATTCGCGATGTATCAAAACGTATATTAGCTCATTTACTAGGTGTAACTTTACCTGATCCTTCAATGATTGATGAAGAAGTTGTCATTGTTGCACACGATTTGACTCCAAGTGATACTGCTCAATTAGACCGTAACTTTGTGAAAGCATTTGTTACTGATATTGGCGGTCGTACTTCTCATTCTGCAATTATGGCTCGTTCTTTAGAAATTCCAGCGATCGTTGGTAGTAAAAAAATTACCGAACAAGCTGAAGAAGGCGATATTATTGCGGTCAACGGAATTGAAGGAACTGCAATTGTTAATCCTACAGAAGAACAAATAGCAGAATATAATGAAGCGGGTAAAAAATTCGCTGAACAAAAGGAAGAATGGAATAAATTAAAAGATGCCAAAACTGTTACTAAAGATGGTAAACACTTTGATTTAGCAGCAAACATTGGTACGCCTAAAGATTTAAGCAGTGTTCATGACAATGGCGCTGAAGCAGTTGGTTTGTATCGTACCGAATTCTTATACATGGATTCTTCTGATTTTCCAACCGAAGAAGATCAATTTAATGCTTATAAGAAAGTTTTAGAAGGTATGGATGGCAGCCCAGTTGTCGTGCGTACAATGGATATTGGTGGAGACAAAAAACTTCCATATTTGGATCTTCCTGATGAAATGAACCCATTCTTAGGTTATCGTGCTTTGCGGATTAGTCTTTCACAATTAGGAGAAGGAATGTTCCGTACACAATTGCGTGCTTTGTTGCGTGCTTCAGTTTACGGTGAATTGCGGATTATGTTTCCTATGGTGGCAACTTTACAAGAATTCCGTGCTGCAAAGAAAATGTACAACGAAGAACGACAAAAACTAATTGATCAAGGATACGGCGTTTCTAACTCAATTCAGTTGGGAATCATGATTGAAATTCCAGCTTCTGCTGTTTTAGCTGATCGTTTTGCTAAAGAAGTTGACTTCTTCAGTATTGG contains:
- a CDS encoding ATP-dependent Clp protease ATP-binding subunit codes for the protein MLCQNCGKNEATIHLYANVGGQRRQIDFCQNCYQKLKNQQENPMGMQQDPFGFGNLDDFFRQMSQMQGGNSYYEQTPPTQAGGGNNANGGQPPKDSGLSGLLGDYGINITQQAKEGQIDPVVGRDEEIKRVIEILNRRTKNNPVLIGEAGVGKTAVVEGLAQKIVDGDVPQKLMDKQVVRLDVASLVQGTGIRGQFEERMQQLINEIKEAENIILFIDEVHEIVGAGTAGDGNMDAGNILKPALARGDLQMVGATTLNEFRIIEKDAALERRLQSVRVDEPTIEETVSILKGLQPRYEDYHHVKYTDEAIQAAADLSNRYIQDRFLPDKAIDLLDESGSRENLTIQYVDPKTIDKKLEEAQQEKQQASKEEDYEKAAYYRDQINKLEKMKEKQVNDEKMPVITEKTMEQIVEQQTGIPVGELKEKEQNQLRSLGDDLKKHVIGQNEAIDKVSRAIRRNRVGLGNQNQPIGSFLFVGPTGVGKTELARQLSYELFGSTDSMIRFDMSEYMEKHSISKLIGSPPGYVGYEEAGQLTEKVRRNPYSLILLDEVEKAHPDVLHMFLQILDDGRLTDAQGRTVSFKDTLIIMTSNAGTGNVEANVGFGPAREGATNSVLSHLKDYFNPEFLNRFDGIIEFKGLSKENLMKIVSLMLDDVNNMLAHQKIHIDISQDVKEKLVELGYDPAMGARPLRRTIQEQIEDSIAEYYLDHPGSSELKAVLDDNGEIAIKTAEDAVVENKQENK
- a CDS encoding hemolysin family protein, whose protein sequence is MNADPGSQSLIAQLLLLIVLTLVNAFLAASEIAVVSINKSRIEQQAEEGDKKSQNLLHTLKDPTNFLSTIQVGITLVNILSGASLASQLAERLSPYLGGGAAATSMANVIMVVLLTYISIVFGELYPKRIAMGKTEEVAKFAAGIIRVIGKIAKPFVWLLSASTNLLARITPMEFDDEENKMTRDEMRYMMETEGVFEDEELSMLQGVFSLDTKVAREVMVPRTDTYMVDINDNVSDVIQDILKQNYSRIPIFNEEKDKVIGVLHTKNLLKGAYKQGFDNIDLLSLLQEPLFVPETVFIDDLLYEMKKTQNQMAILLDEYGGVVGIVTLEDLLEEIVGEIDDESDEVETLYKKVSDSEYIIQGGMLIDEFNEAFDTNLHMSDVDTMAGYLITALGEIPEEGEKLTFDVDNLTLVSEQTVGSRVLKIRVIFHDLDETEGVEPEEERRFFHKDFEDDEPRR
- a CDS encoding phosphocarrier protein HPr, coding for MEKKDFNVIAETGIHARPATLLVQTASKFNSDINLEYKGKSVNLKSIMGVMSLGVGQGSDVTISVEGADESDAMAAIVETMKKEGLSE
- a CDS encoding DUF402 domain-containing protein, which encodes MRMPKEGEFVSIQSYKHDGNLHRTWRDTMVLKTSEQSLIGLNDHTLVTESDGRRWVTREPAIVYFHKKYWFNIVAMIREKGVSYYCNLASPFVLDEEALKYIDYDLDIKVFPDGEKRLLDVDEYELHGKLMHYPNDIDYILKENVKILVDWINNGKGPFSQGYVDIWYNRYKQLSHK
- a CDS encoding DUF1827 family protein; this encodes MKLVNVTNSHSRLVKQQLESTDAEMVKVYTAGSISVVYTEAPNHNELLLVNNKRAIRTSEVNEIKNRFLKKLSPDSYNKEDITEIENDGIVEISIPKLIEKTQ
- the ptsP gene encoding phosphoenolpyruvate--protein phosphotransferase — translated: MADMLKGIAASDGVAVAKAYLLVEPDLTFSKVTVEDLDKENSRLDDALKASEKELQKIREKAAEALGESEAQVFDAHLMVVNDPELTGQIKQNISDNKVNAEQALKDVTDMYISMFEAMEDNSYMQERAADIRDVSKRILAHLLGVTLPDPSMIDEEVVIVAHDLTPSDTAQLDRNFVKAFVTDIGGRTSHSAIMARSLEIPAIVGSKKITEQAEEGDIIAVNGIEGTAIVNPTEEQIAEYNEAGKKFAEQKEEWNKLKDAKTVTKDGKHFDLAANIGTPKDLSSVHDNGAEAVGLYRTEFLYMDSSDFPTEEDQFNAYKKVLEGMDGSPVVVRTMDIGGDKKLPYLDLPDEMNPFLGYRALRISLSQLGEGMFRTQLRALLRASVYGELRIMFPMVATLQEFRAAKKMYNEERQKLIDQGYGVSNSIQLGIMIEIPASAVLADRFAKEVDFFSIGTNDLIQYTMAADRMNEQVSYLYQPYNPAILRLVKNVVDAAHKEGKWTGMCGEMAGDQIAVPLLMGIGLDEFSMSATSILKTRSLMKKLDTEKMQELANRALNDCDTVDEVIALVEEYVG
- a CDS encoding GNAT family N-acetyltransferase, yielding MYTTHTNDILSDTYSDALAIRKQVFIEEQQVPPEREIDTDEQQAIHFVLYDEANTPLATVRLLATDYNTIKVQRMAVAKDARKKGYGKVMMAEAESYAQKQGYQKMVLGAQITARNFYQNLGYQEEGDYFLDAGIQHITMTKTIA
- a CDS encoding peptide chain release factor 3, with amino-acid sequence MDKQALKKEVDRRRTFAIISHPDAGKTTITEQLLLFGGAIRQAGTVKGKKTGNFAKSDWMDIEKQRGISVTSSVMQFDYDDKRVNILDTPGHEDFSEDTYRTLMAVDSAVMVIDSAKGIEAQTKKLFKVVKQRGIPIFTFINKMDRDGREPLELLEELEDLLDIESYPMNWPIGMGRGLEGIYDIHNQRVELSHPENYDGQRFLSLDEKGDIASDHPLRQNSVYQQALENVELVQEAGDDFDLEKVEQGNQTPVFFGSALTNFGVQTFLETFLEYAPEPHAHKTKDEEKVDPYEEEFSGFVFKIQANMNPAHRDRIAFLRICSGTFNRGMEVTLERTGKKMKLSNVTQFMAEARENIQEAVAGDIIGIYDTGNYQVGDTLYEGKLKIAYEELPAFTPELFMQVNAKNVMKQKSFYKGIHQLVQEGAIQLYQTYMTDDFIIGAVGQLQFEVFQYRMKNEYNSEVVMKPLGHKIARWIDPADLDENMHSSRNILAKDRFGQPLFLFENEFAMRWFADKYPNVELKSLL